The sequence TTTGGTGATATCTCTCACTTTGTTATATAGCTTGTCAAGTAACTCTAATTGATATACTGTCATTTGATTACAGTAAAGTGAATATCTAAATCATTTTACTTTGGGAAGAAATTCTTGTTACTTCACGGATTTCATTTGTTAGAATTTAGATTAGTTTCCAGCAGTTGTTGATCTAAGCTAACACTGAAATTTTGATTACTTGATCACAAGTCGATGTATATCCGTGTTAAACGTGAGAAGACAACTTACTTCCTGCAATGCGTTCCAAGTGAGACTATTCTACAAATCAAGGAGAAGTTGCAAGAACTCATTGATCAGCCAGCTAACAATCAAAAACTGATACTAATGTCAAATCGGGAAGTGTTGGCTGATTCTAAATCATTGGCAGATCAAAAGGTTCTACCTTAATTTTTTATGCgataattgatttcaaattttttgaaacttATTTTACTACTTTGGTCTGGAACCTAAATCGATTGTTATTTCTTGTGTCTTCCAGGTTGAAAATGACGCTGTCGTCGCACTGACCCTGAGAAAAGGTTCTCTAATTTTCAtagatttgctttcttttgGAATATCAAAATATAACTTATTACATTGTTAGTGAGTAAATCATAGACGatttaatttgtattttcaTGTCTATATCTCTAGGGAATGGCATAGAACTTGGCATACTCTGTTGTTCATTTGCGCATATATATGGCTAGAGCAGTTCCATTTATAGTCAGCTTTATATTTCTTCTGTGACGACGGTATGaactatgaaaataaaaatgcatcTAATCATGACGAGGGATATCTTGTATCGTGGCTAGGAAATGATGATAGATGATGTATCTAACTGATCAAAATCGTTTATTGCCATTGTATGGCTAGAGCAGTTCCATTTATAGTCAGCTTTATATTTCTTCTGTGACGACGGTATAaactatgaaaataaaaatgcatcTAATTGTGACGAGGGATCTCTTGTATCGTGGCTAGGAAATGATGATATATAGGTGATGTATCTAACTGATCAAAATCGTTTATTGCCATTGTAGGAGTAATCCCCGTGAGAGTACATTCTACATGTACATGTTAAAATTGTGAAAGGAAGAGTCCCATAAATTGCTTCAAGTCTAGAAGCCAAGAAAGTGACGACCCTATCTCCTCTTTATTAACTTTAGGCTTCAGATATATTTTCATATACAACATAAGACCCATCTAGTATCTGCTGTGTATTCTTATGCATGTATTGTTCAACTCTGGCATCACTCTACTTTTTTTACTTGAGCTTTTCAGATGATAATGAGTTCGAGGAAGTAAATATCGCGAGGTCAAATGATTTCTACCAGTCGCGTGACTCGGAAGGTAGTTCTAATTGGTGAAATCAAGAATCCAATAAGAAACAGCTGCCATCTTGTTTAGGCGAGGATGGTCCTAAACACTTCCATCCGCTGCATTGTGGTGGCCATTATTTTTGCAGTATGCTTGAACTGCTTCTGGTGACTATCAGATTTGATATAAAGTTGTATTTGGAAAGATAAATTTCATTTGATTTGAGGGATTCATTGTCAGATTTCATATGACAATGATGTTGAAACCTGATTTGAAATTGAGTTAATCTAGTCACGGTTATTATTACATCTGCGTAAATAAATTGTTAAGAAATTCGTCTTGATTTGAAATGCTCCAACATAAAAATTGAATTGAACAACTAAGTCGATTTGAAATAATGGTTTCGAAACACAATCCAAATGCACCCAAAGTCATTTAATTTTCATCAAGTTTTCCACGTACAATTGTAATAAATGACAAATTGCATTGCCGTTTTTTCGGCAatcattttcttccaaaacttaATTGTAAtatcattaattaaatactaacgaTCGGAGTATAAAATGAGTCGCATGTATTatattaagtttttattttaacaaaaaatgaaatattttcacccaatctacaaaaaaaaaaaaaaaaaaaaaaaaaaaaaaagaatcatcTTAACGATTGAACTAAAACTTGTGTGACAGACTCGCTCGATAAGTCGATGATATGAACGTTGTTGATATGGTAATATTAATATCGgtcattgtaataaaaaaataataattcataatttattattCTTCTCTCATTAGTTAAAGCAATATTAACTCGCATTCTTTATAAACACTAGGAAAATGCACGTGTGTTACACGTGGTTAACAAAGGATCGAaccataattatgaaatttagaTACTGTCTAAAATCGTTTGAGTAACATCATGTTTAAGAGTATTTCTCAATCTAAACAGGTCAAAACACAATAGATAAAATAACATGATgaccataaacatatatattcatttGTTCATATGACAAACTTTTCAATCAACGTGATTATGACATAATAACAACTTTGTCAAaccagaaaatatttttttcatccaaatatcattcataaaagaaaaacaataaaaataaattaatagagTAATGGATTTACTATGACCCATACCACAGTGTACTTAAATGAAGCACACAAAATTATaagcaataataataaaaaaaaatattctcttaattaattaaaattagcattatattgttaaaataaaaccactaaAATTGTTATCAAGTTTAATTCAATTgcttttgctaacttttaacccTTTAtagattttgtttatttttttatNAAAAGATCATATGCCAAATCAGTAAATCAACCGCTATAACTATTAAGTCTCATTACAAAAAACCTGAATCACTTGCTATCATGAAAGATTTTCATTAACATGATTGTAATATAACAGAATAAGAGATGGTAAAAAATGAGAATGACTTGAACATTATCAACTATAATAGAGAGAATTTCTACATATTTAACATCATCTTTGGGACAAAACTAAGGGACAAAACTAAAAACTgagttaatataaatatatattctaccTTTCTTctcaaatgataaaaaaaatacccTAACCAATAAAGAGACATCAGATAAAAATGGATCAAGAATGTCAAGCACAATAAGAGTACTTCAATTTATTTGTATCATCAATTGCTAGCTCTAGGGAAACATCAAAGgttaaacaaattatatatgtgaaaaaatgaaatgaaaaacaaaatgaaaacaaaatattacaaTCATCATAATAGAATGCAAAAACCTCTTTCGACAAACAAATGCGACAAAGAGGGAAAAAaggtgaaaataacaaaaaacgaaggtcacaaagaagaaaaagaaaagcatggagaaaacaatttaaaaaaagtgAAGAAGAATGATAAAACAAGTGAAAAAAGAATACAAAGGTAATACTAAAGGTCAAAAGAATATAATAAACACatgaactaaaaaataaatgcataagACATCAATTTCTACCaacataaatataattgaaTGATAACtactaaaatgaattaaatcttATTAACCTTAACATGAATAATGACTAAAATAACCCTATCAACTATATCAAAATGCAAAACAAGAGGTCATAATAGTAAGCTCACAAAtagaaatcatatatttatatgtatatagatatagatatagatatagataataTTAACAAGTAATCAATGCCaatgaaacttaaaataaatttattacatGTCCCTCAATTACTTTAGGACATCTGATCTTAAAATGTATATAAATTGAACCCAAACACaagaaagaaagtaaaaaaaaaaaatgacaagaATATTATTAGTAACCCTAATTTTGTTCCTCTCATGCCACACCTTGTTGAGTGAGAACATAATTGACTTCGATAAACGAATGTTTGCTCGAATCCATAGAAGAATACGAACTGCAGCCAACCTTCCTCTTCTCAAATGGAGCCCTGAGCTGGGTAATGCATCGTTCAATATCGCCATAGAACAAGCTG comes from Primulina huaijiensis isolate GDHJ02 chromosome 17, ASM1229523v2, whole genome shotgun sequence and encodes:
- the LOC140963019 gene encoding uncharacterized protein isoform X1, giving the protein MSMYIRVKREKTTYFLQCVPSETILQIKEKLQELIDQPANNQKLILMSNREVLADSKSLADQKVENDAVVALTLRKDDNEFEEVNIARSNDFYQSRDSEGSSNW
- the LOC140963019 gene encoding uncharacterized protein isoform X2, whose product is MYIRVKREKTTYFLQCVPSETILQIKEKLQELIDQPANNQKLILMSNREVLADSKSLADQKVENDAVVALTLRKDDNEFEEVNIARSNDFYQSRDSEGSSNW